The following proteins are co-located in the Micromonospora coriariae genome:
- a CDS encoding polysaccharide biosynthesis tyrosine autokinase: MDLLRQLRHVRRHWWVVLVTVMVALGVSAFLTVRAQPRYVASVTFFVTTPNQGVTDAYQGGLFLQQRVKSYADLLSSDRLAQSVVAENPVGLTADEVQRRVSTSTEAGTVLLRASITDTDQSRALRVTETLAAKFVELVQKVETPPEGKAPIKIEVVSGPRVSASPVSPQPVRNMTLGGLAGLLLGVGLAILRGVADVRLRDAAGLQRATGSPLLGEIPFESGARSAPLIVGDAATSARAEAVRKLRTNLRFVDVHEPARVIAVTSALQGEGKTTLSCNLAIALAEAGWRVLLVDADLRRPKVDEYLGLDAGVGLTDVLVGDVQVGDVVQRWGDKSLLVLPSGSAPPNPSELLGSKAMADLLLALRESADIVIIDTAPLLAVTDGVVVAVQADGALLVTQQGRTSRTQVAAAARSLHSVSVRLLGCVLNMAKVAKAEAYQYEAYRVVASTATPSVPTDRATSARHSESTGVNGVSDRTQELTRLPR, from the coding sequence ATGGACCTGCTCCGCCAACTGCGCCACGTGCGTCGGCACTGGTGGGTCGTGCTGGTCACCGTCATGGTGGCCCTGGGCGTCTCGGCGTTTCTGACCGTACGGGCCCAACCCCGGTACGTCGCCTCGGTGACGTTCTTCGTCACCACCCCCAACCAGGGCGTCACCGACGCCTATCAGGGTGGGCTCTTCCTCCAGCAGCGCGTCAAGTCGTACGCCGACCTGCTCAGCAGCGACCGGCTCGCGCAGAGCGTGGTGGCGGAGAACCCGGTCGGCCTCACCGCGGACGAGGTGCAGCGCCGGGTGAGCACCTCAACCGAGGCCGGCACCGTCCTGCTGCGCGCGTCGATCACCGACACCGACCAGAGCCGGGCACTGCGGGTGACAGAGACCCTCGCCGCGAAGTTCGTCGAGCTCGTGCAGAAGGTCGAGACGCCACCCGAGGGCAAGGCGCCGATCAAGATCGAGGTGGTCAGCGGTCCACGGGTCAGCGCCAGCCCGGTCTCGCCGCAGCCGGTACGGAACATGACCCTCGGCGGGCTGGCCGGTCTGCTGCTCGGCGTCGGACTGGCGATCCTGCGCGGCGTGGCCGACGTGCGGCTGCGCGACGCCGCCGGACTGCAACGTGCCACCGGCAGCCCGCTGCTCGGTGAGATCCCGTTCGAGAGCGGCGCCCGCTCCGCACCGCTGATCGTCGGCGACGCGGCGACCTCGGCGCGCGCCGAGGCGGTCCGCAAGCTGCGCACCAACCTGCGCTTCGTCGACGTGCACGAGCCGGCCCGGGTCATCGCCGTGACCAGTGCTCTGCAGGGCGAGGGCAAGACCACGCTCTCCTGCAACCTGGCCATCGCGTTGGCCGAGGCGGGCTGGCGGGTGCTGCTGGTCGACGCGGACCTGCGCCGTCCCAAGGTCGACGAGTACCTGGGCCTGGACGCCGGGGTCGGGCTCACCGACGTGCTGGTCGGTGACGTCCAGGTCGGTGACGTGGTGCAGCGCTGGGGTGACAAGTCCCTGCTCGTGCTGCCCAGTGGTTCCGCTCCGCCGAACCCGAGCGAACTGCTCGGCTCCAAGGCGATGGCGGACCTGCTGCTGGCACTGCGTGAGTCGGCGGACATCGTGATCATCGACACCGCGCCGCTGCTCGCGGTGACCGACGGTGTGGTGGTGGCCGTGCAGGCCGACGGCGCGCTGCTGGTGACCCAGCAGGGCCGGACCTCCCGGACCCAGGTGGCCGCGGCGGCCCGGTCCCTGCACTCGGTCTCGGTCCGGCTGCTCGGCTGCGTGCTGAACATGGCCAAGGTGGCCAAGGCCGAGGCGTACCAGTACGAGGCCTACCGGGTGGTCGCCTCCACGGCCACGCCGTCGGTGCCGACCGACCGGGCGACGTCCGCCCGGCACAGCGAGAGCACCGGGGTCAACGGCGTCAGCGACCGCACCCAGGAACTCACCCGGCTGCCCCGATGA
- a CDS encoding arsenate reductase/protein-tyrosine-phosphatase family protein encodes MVDRVLFVCHANLCRSPMAEYLARRLLADRPVTVASAGTDAMDGLTMHPYAMEIATEAGADPAAFRSRTLRPEHLADATLVLTATRRQRSICTSLAPAALHRTFTLRQFGRLAAAAEPQAESADDSLRAAIAAAAHARGRLQPAAPDADDLRDPIGGTAADFRRCAEEIERSLRPLAALIGAAG; translated from the coding sequence ATGGTCGACCGCGTGCTGTTCGTCTGCCACGCCAACCTGTGCCGGTCGCCGATGGCCGAGTACCTGGCTCGCCGACTGCTCGCCGACCGGCCGGTCACCGTGGCCAGCGCCGGGACCGACGCGATGGACGGGCTCACCATGCACCCGTACGCCATGGAGATCGCGACCGAGGCCGGCGCGGACCCGGCGGCGTTCCGCAGCCGGACGCTGCGCCCCGAGCATCTGGCTGACGCGACGCTGGTGCTGACCGCGACCCGGCGCCAGCGGTCGATCTGCACCTCGCTGGCGCCGGCCGCGCTGCACCGGACCTTCACCCTGCGCCAGTTCGGCCGGTTGGCCGCGGCGGCCGAGCCGCAGGCCGAGTCGGCCGACGACTCGCTGCGGGCCGCGATCGCCGCCGCCGCCCACGCCCGGGGGCGGCTGCAACCCGCCGCCCCGGACGCGGACGACCTACGGGACCCGATCGGCGGCACCGCCGCCGACTTCCGACGCTGCGCCGAGGAGATCGAACGATCGCTACGACCCCTCGCCGCGCTCATCGGGGCAGCCGGGTGA
- a CDS encoding glycosyltransferase family 4 protein, producing the protein MKIGILSYHFPPEPAFIPGSLAEELAARGHEVRVLTGFPDYPGGHVYPGWRQRWHHETHSERLSVRRVPRYSGGAASTGGRMASYLSFAGSATLAARRFLGDVDALYVFQLPATTFAAAGVLRLLGRVPAVLHVQDVWARDGGDEAGDGRWAARMGTAMARVYRAAARIAVAAPSMRDLVVAAGADPARVRLVLNWTDERIFHPATPGPAARQLVGRDGRCVVMHAGTIGARQGLETAVRAAAALDRTMELVLVGSGTDERRVRGLAADLGAENVRFVERRSPVDMPELYAAADYQLVMLRDLPELRGMVPGKLQAALSCAAPVVASAGGDTAELVERARAGLSCPPEDWAALADRFWLAATIPPSARTEMGRRGREAYLREMSLPAGVDRIERLLHEAAGRVTERIDPRGNLA; encoded by the coding sequence GTGAAGATCGGCATCCTGTCGTACCACTTTCCGCCGGAGCCGGCGTTCATCCCCGGCAGCCTCGCCGAGGAGTTGGCCGCACGGGGGCACGAGGTCCGGGTGCTCACCGGGTTCCCGGACTACCCGGGTGGGCACGTCTACCCGGGCTGGCGCCAGCGCTGGCACCACGAGACGCACAGCGAACGGCTCTCCGTGCGGCGGGTGCCCCGGTACTCCGGTGGCGCCGCGTCCACCGGCGGCAGGATGGCCAGCTATCTCTCCTTCGCCGGCAGCGCGACGCTGGCCGCGCGCCGGTTCCTCGGCGACGTGGACGCGCTCTACGTCTTTCAGCTGCCGGCCACCACATTCGCCGCGGCCGGAGTGCTCCGGCTGCTCGGCCGGGTGCCGGCGGTGCTGCACGTGCAGGACGTCTGGGCGCGCGACGGCGGCGACGAGGCCGGCGACGGGCGCTGGGCGGCACGGATGGGCACCGCGATGGCCCGTGTCTACCGGGCCGCCGCGCGGATCGCCGTGGCCGCGCCGTCGATGCGGGACCTGGTGGTCGCCGCCGGCGCCGACCCGGCCCGGGTCCGGCTGGTGCTGAACTGGACCGACGAGCGGATCTTCCACCCGGCGACGCCCGGGCCGGCGGCCCGCCAGCTGGTCGGTCGCGACGGTCGGTGCGTGGTGATGCACGCCGGCACCATCGGCGCCCGGCAGGGGCTGGAGACCGCGGTACGGGCCGCCGCGGCGCTGGACCGCACGATGGAGCTGGTCCTGGTCGGCTCGGGCACCGACGAGCGGCGGGTGCGGGGGCTCGCCGCTGACCTGGGCGCGGAGAACGTCCGTTTCGTGGAGCGACGCTCCCCGGTGGACATGCCCGAGCTGTACGCCGCTGCCGACTACCAGCTCGTCATGCTGCGTGACCTGCCGGAGCTGCGGGGCATGGTGCCCGGCAAGCTGCAGGCTGCGCTCTCCTGCGCCGCGCCGGTGGTCGCCTCGGCCGGCGGGGACACCGCCGAGCTGGTGGAACGCGCCCGGGCCGGGTTGTCCTGCCCGCCGGAGGATTGGGCGGCGCTGGCCGACCGGTTCTGGCTGGCCGCCACCATCCCCCCGTCGGCGCGCACGGAGATGGGCCGCCGGGGCCGGGAGGCGTACCTGCGGGAGATGTCGTTGCCGGCCGGAGTGGACCGCATCGAGCGGCTGCTGCACGAGGCCGCCGGCCGGGTCACCGAGCGCATCGATCCGCGAGGGAACCTCGCGTAA
- a CDS encoding DUF4012 domain-containing protein, translating into MVGSLLLATGGWIGFRGWQARAHLLNAAGLARELSAQVVGGDTDRALRTLAALQEQSGAARAATDDPGWELGRHTPIAGDDLDAVRQIAVAIDDLARQAFPTLLRMDLTSLVPTEGRLDLARLSGASAELSRVDGAVQQTRRDLAAVPGDRLVSQIRQALTDLRGEIDRLAGLTTAADQGARLLPPLLGANGPRRYLLVSQNLAELRATGGMFGAYAMIEAENGQVRMGRQGSSASLGRFSPALKLPAEIKAVWTDLPGIYPADVNLTPHFPTAAALYREMIRRKTGTTVDGVLAVDPVVLSYLLKATGPVLVPGGVPLASEKVVQTLLSDTYQRLDIKEQDAFFTASAAAVFDAFFKKNVNPRVLLSAFDRAITERRILFWSARPEEQRTFGDSRMAGTLPEQDTVPTVGVFLNDGSGAKLGYYLRPTANLTVGECRPDGRRELRLRVTLRSTAPKSGLSESVLGLGMAGDPYTIRTLVSIFSPAGGSVLDARLDGTEIAMGSGTERRRQVATANVEASPGAERVLEVTVLTAKTGVGQAELWLTPTASPWTTQVHSAPSCDQ; encoded by the coding sequence GTGGTCGGCTCGTTGCTGCTCGCGACCGGCGGGTGGATCGGCTTCCGCGGCTGGCAGGCGCGGGCCCACCTGCTCAACGCCGCTGGCCTGGCCCGCGAGCTGAGCGCCCAGGTGGTCGGCGGGGACACCGATCGTGCTCTGCGGACCCTCGCAGCCCTCCAGGAGCAGTCCGGAGCGGCCCGGGCCGCGACCGACGACCCTGGCTGGGAGCTCGGCCGGCATACCCCGATCGCCGGCGACGACCTCGACGCGGTCCGGCAGATCGCCGTCGCCATCGACGACCTGGCCCGCCAGGCGTTCCCGACCCTGCTCCGGATGGACCTGACCAGCCTGGTGCCGACCGAGGGTCGGCTGGATCTGGCGCGGCTCAGCGGGGCCTCCGCCGAGTTGTCCCGGGTGGACGGCGCGGTGCAGCAAACCCGCCGGGACCTGGCCGCGGTGCCCGGCGACCGGCTGGTCAGTCAGATCCGGCAGGCGTTGACCGACCTGCGCGGCGAGATCGACCGGCTGGCCGGCCTCACCACGGCCGCCGATCAGGGCGCACGGCTGCTGCCGCCGCTGCTCGGCGCGAACGGCCCACGTCGGTACCTGCTGGTCTCGCAGAACCTGGCCGAGTTGCGCGCCACCGGCGGCATGTTCGGCGCGTACGCGATGATCGAGGCCGAGAACGGCCAGGTCCGGATGGGCCGGCAGGGCAGCAGCGCCTCCCTCGGCCGGTTCAGCCCCGCACTGAAGCTGCCCGCCGAGATCAAGGCGGTCTGGACCGATCTGCCCGGCATCTATCCCGCCGACGTCAATCTGACCCCGCACTTCCCGACAGCCGCAGCGCTGTACCGGGAGATGATCCGCCGCAAGACCGGCACCACGGTCGACGGCGTGCTCGCCGTCGACCCGGTGGTGCTGTCCTACCTGCTCAAGGCGACCGGCCCGGTCCTGGTGCCCGGCGGCGTCCCGCTGGCCAGCGAGAAGGTCGTGCAGACCCTGCTCAGCGACACCTACCAGCGGTTGGACATCAAGGAGCAGGACGCCTTCTTCACGGCATCCGCCGCAGCGGTGTTCGACGCCTTCTTTAAGAAGAATGTCAACCCACGGGTGTTGTTGTCCGCATTCGACCGTGCTATCACCGAACGCCGGATATTGTTCTGGAGTGCCCGACCGGAGGAACAGCGGACGTTCGGCGACAGCCGGATGGCCGGGACGCTTCCGGAACAGGACACCGTGCCGACGGTCGGCGTGTTCCTCAACGACGGCAGCGGCGCGAAGCTCGGCTACTACCTGCGGCCGACGGCGAACCTCACGGTCGGCGAATGCCGGCCCGACGGCCGCCGTGAGCTCCGGCTGCGGGTGACCCTGCGCTCGACGGCGCCGAAGTCCGGACTCAGTGAGTCGGTCCTCGGCCTCGGCATGGCAGGGGACCCGTACACCATCCGCACGCTGGTGTCGATCTTCAGCCCGGCGGGCGGAAGTGTGCTCGACGCGCGCCTTGACGGCACGGAGATCGCAATGGGCAGCGGTACCGAACGACGCCGGCAGGTCGCCACGGCCAACGTCGAGGCGAGCCCCGGCGCCGAACGGGTCTTGGAGGTCACCGTGTTGACCGCGAAGACCGGCGTCGGACAGGCCGAGCTGTGGCTGACCCCCACCGCCAGCCCTTGGACCACCCAAGTTCATTCCGCACCAAGCTGTGACCAGTAG
- a CDS encoding MFS transporter, which produces MTAALSPQPVDPAENRRRWQAVGVGLVAAFMTLLDVSIVNVAVPSIDRALHASPSDLQWVLSGYALTFGLVLVPAGRFGDARGRRNAFVFGIALFTVTSALAGLATSPTWLVIARLLQGAAAGVVNPQVIGLIQQLFRGPERARPFGVLGATIGISTAVGPLLGGLLIAIGGEEHGWRWVFFVNVPVGIVAAILGWRLLPGRPEGQPDRRRLDPVGVLLLGVGVVLILLPLVQEQQWRTPWKWALIPAGMAVLVAFGLWERWYARHREPLFDLRLFSFQSYTLGSLIALVYFGGFTAIFFIFTLFLQNGLGYSALVAGLAITPFALGSAAASALGGRIVNRFGRPLVAIGLLGVVIGLAATVVALRLAPDAPAPWVTAAPLLVAGIGSGLVIAPNQTLTLAQVPVPQAGSGAGMLQTGQRIGAAAGIAAVGSMFFSSLADNHGNWTKAFEHSLTLATGIIALALIAALIDILRTRNHTKD; this is translated from the coding sequence ATGACAGCGGCGCTCTCGCCGCAGCCGGTCGACCCGGCGGAGAACCGACGACGCTGGCAGGCCGTCGGCGTCGGGCTGGTCGCCGCGTTCATGACGCTGCTCGACGTGAGCATCGTCAACGTCGCCGTGCCGTCCATCGACCGTGCGCTGCACGCCTCCCCCAGCGACCTGCAGTGGGTCCTCTCGGGGTACGCGCTCACCTTCGGCCTGGTGCTCGTGCCCGCCGGCCGCTTCGGTGACGCCCGTGGCCGGCGCAACGCGTTCGTCTTCGGCATCGCGCTGTTCACCGTGACCAGCGCCCTCGCCGGTCTGGCCACCTCCCCGACGTGGCTGGTCATCGCCCGCCTGCTCCAAGGCGCCGCCGCCGGCGTGGTCAACCCCCAGGTGATCGGGCTGATCCAGCAACTGTTCCGGGGGCCGGAACGGGCCCGCCCGTTCGGGGTGCTCGGCGCCACAATCGGTATCTCCACAGCCGTCGGGCCGCTGCTCGGCGGTCTGCTCATCGCGATCGGCGGTGAGGAACACGGGTGGCGGTGGGTCTTCTTCGTCAACGTGCCGGTCGGCATCGTCGCGGCGATCCTCGGCTGGCGCCTGCTTCCCGGCCGCCCCGAGGGCCAGCCGGACCGGCGCCGACTCGACCCGGTGGGCGTCCTGCTGCTCGGCGTGGGCGTGGTGCTGATCCTGCTGCCGCTGGTGCAGGAGCAACAGTGGCGGACCCCGTGGAAGTGGGCGCTCATCCCGGCCGGCATGGCGGTGCTGGTCGCCTTCGGGCTCTGGGAGCGGTGGTACGCGCGGCACCGCGAACCGTTGTTCGACCTGCGGTTGTTCAGCTTCCAGTCGTACACCCTGGGGTCGCTCATCGCTCTGGTCTACTTCGGTGGTTTCACCGCGATCTTCTTCATCTTCACCCTCTTCCTGCAGAACGGCCTGGGCTACAGCGCGCTCGTCGCCGGCCTCGCCATCACGCCGTTCGCCCTCGGTTCGGCCGCGGCCTCCGCGCTGGGCGGACGCATCGTCAACCGCTTCGGCCGACCGCTCGTCGCCATCGGCCTGCTCGGCGTGGTGATCGGGCTGGCCGCGACGGTGGTCGCGCTGCGTCTCGCGCCGGACGCCCCAGCACCCTGGGTCACCGCCGCTCCGCTGCTGGTCGCGGGTATCGGCAGCGGCCTGGTGATCGCACCCAACCAGACCCTCACCCTCGCCCAGGTGCCGGTACCCCAGGCGGGCAGCGGCGCCGGCATGCTCCAGACCGGTCAGCGGATCGGGGCCGCGGCCGGCATCGCCGCCGTCGGCTCGATGTTCTTCTCGTCGCTGGCCGACAACCACGGCAACTGGACCAAGGCCTTCGAACACTCACTCACGCTGGCCACCGGGATCATCGCGCTCGCGCTGATCGCCGCGCTGATCGACATCCTGCGCACGCGCAACCACACCAAGGACTGA